A region from the Triticum aestivum cultivar Chinese Spring chromosome 3D, IWGSC CS RefSeq v2.1, whole genome shotgun sequence genome encodes:
- the LOC123075636 gene encoding uncharacterized protein gives MRRRGMGMAKSGNRRTRSSPPATALASAITTSSSSSTNLEETASPYFLPQLIPLTASRLTTLEDFFALRAACRAYRAHLPLSSSNLASQGPLLLVPHKTSASEALFHVPLRRILRFRLPRTPLAHGRRSPTCFSRLFTPQDLSLTCFHSFGCRVAIQRMSANASRPEIRIRHLLTGERARLPDPPECVGGVLFSDDLILAFTPWHRDIYYCRIGDAQWQAARCDECYHVYSLMFVKGTLYALIYPNYRLAVVELDKNYVVLSFLGEELSPQTVPKSSVAWLAECQGELMLIIKIRLYRVFQWGSGERKWARTHSLGGCSLFFNMHEFAGCLGPDHPGVRRDCLYFTGSLGNWSEYSLVDRSLHEIIADYPGQAVRKDFVPLAWVLPSIC, from the coding sequence ATGCGGCGGCGAGGCATGGGAATGGCCAAGTCGGGGAACCGCCGGACGAggtcctcgccgccggccaccgccctCGCCTCCGCAATCACCACGTCCTCCTCATCCTCCACAAACCTCGAAGAAACCGCCTCGCCGTACTTCCTACCTCAGCTGATCCCATTGACCGCGAGCCGCCTGACGACCCTCGAGGACTTCTTCGCCCTACGTGCCGCCTGCCGCGCCTACCGGGCTCACCTCCCGCTGTCATCGTCCAACCTCGCCTCACAGGGTCCGCTCCTCCTCGTCCCCCACAAGACCTCTGCCTCGGAAGCGCTCTTCCACGTCCCCCTCCGCCGCATCCTCCGCTTCCGCCTCCCGCGCACCCCCCTGGCCCATGGACGCCGCAGCCCCACCTGCTTCAGCCGTCTCTTCACCCCCCAAGACCTCAGCCTCACCTGCTTCCACTCCTTCGGCTGCCGCGTCGCCATACAACGCATGAGCGCCAACGCCAGCCGCCCCGAGATCCGCATCCGCCACCTCCTCACAGGTGAGCGAGCCCGCCTGCCCGATCCCCCTGAATGCGTTGGAGGTGTTCTCTTTTCCGACGACCTAATCCTCGCCTTCACGCCATGGCACCGGGACATCTACTACTGCCGCATTGGGGATGCTCAGTGGCAAGCGGCGCGGTGCGACGAATGCTACCACGTTTACAGTCTGATGTTCGTGAAAGGCACCCTCTACGCGTTGATTTATCCAAATTATCGTCTTGCTGTTGTCGAGCTTGACAAGAATTATGTGGTATTGTCGTTTCTTGGTGAGGAACTTAGCCCACAGACAGTTCCAAAAAGTTCGGTGGCCTGGCTCGCAGAGTGTCAGGGTGAGCTAATGCTAATTATCAAAATCAGGTTGTATCGTGTTTTCCAGTGGGGATCCGGGGAAAGGAAGTGGGCGAGGACACATAGCCTTGGTGGTTGCAGCTTGTTCTTTAATATGCATGAGTTCGCTGGTTGCCTTGGTCCAGATCATCCGGGAGTTCGAAGAGACTGCTTGTACTTTACTGGAAGCCTTGGGAACTGGAGCGAGTATTCTCTGGTTGATAGATCTTTGCATGAAATTATTGCTGACTACCCAGGGCAAGCAGTACGGAAGGATTTTGTGCCACTGGCTTGGGTCCTTCCAAGCATTTGTTGA